From a single Mycolicibacterium mengxianglii genomic region:
- a CDS encoding TetR/AcrR family transcriptional regulator, which yields MTTARKPRAARGRRSARPSGDDREQAILETALRLLADKTYAEISVDDLAKGAGLSRPTFYFYFPSKESVLLTLLDPVIQRADSGFDGAMDHLPSDPRRAIRAGINTFFDAFASEPVLGKASADAVATSPEVRALWSRFMDKWIGQTAELILAERARGAAPDTIPARDLATALNEMNERMMAAALADEQLAVARDRLVDTLTHIWLTSIYGQTP from the coding sequence CGGCGCGCCCGTCGGGTGACGACCGCGAGCAGGCCATCCTGGAGACCGCGCTGCGCCTGCTTGCGGACAAGACATACGCCGAGATTTCCGTCGATGATCTGGCCAAGGGCGCGGGCCTGTCGAGGCCGACGTTCTACTTTTACTTCCCCTCCAAAGAGTCGGTACTGCTGACTCTGTTGGATCCGGTGATCCAGCGCGCGGATTCCGGGTTCGACGGCGCGATGGACCACCTGCCCAGCGATCCGCGGCGGGCCATCCGGGCCGGCATCAACACGTTTTTCGACGCCTTCGCCTCGGAACCGGTGCTGGGCAAGGCCTCCGCGGACGCGGTGGCCACCAGCCCCGAGGTCCGTGCGCTGTGGTCCCGGTTCATGGACAAATGGATCGGCCAGACGGCGGAACTGATCCTCGCCGAACGTGCCCGCGGCGCGGCGCCGGACACCATCCCGGCCCGCGATCTGGCCACGGCGCTCAACGAGATGAACGAGCGGATGATGGCGGCGGCGCTGGCCGATGAGCAGTTGGCGGTGGCGCGTGACCGGCTGGTAGACACCCTCACCCACATTTGGCTGACCAGCATCTACGGCCAGACTCCCTGA